TCCGAGGCGAAGCCCTGCAGGATCGCCCCGTCGGTGGAGACCGCGTCGAGATCGCCGCTCAGCAGCGCATCAACACACAGCGAATACGAGTTGTACGCCGTGGTGATCGCGCCGTACTTGTCGACGAGGTCGTTGGCGCTCTCGGAGCCGGCCACCTGGCACACGGACTTGCCGGCGAGATCCTCTGGCGCAGCAATGCTGGTGTCGTCCGAGCGCGTCATGATCTGCTGACCGGTCAGGAAGTAGGGCCCGGCCATGCCGACCTGCGCCATCCGCTCGTCGGTCATCGAGAACGTGGCGATGACGAGGTCGACCTGTCCGCTGGTCAGCATCGACATCCGGTTGCCGGAGGAGACCGCCACCCACTGGATGTCGGTGGGGGTGATGTCCATGGCGGCGGCGATGATCTTCGCGATCTCGATGTCGAAGCCCTTGGGCGTGGAAGCATCGGAGGGCTGATACCCCAAGCCGGGCAGGTCGGTCTTCACGCCGATCCGGATCGTGCCGGACTGAGCGAGTGCGGCGACGCTCGTGCCGTCCTCGAACTTCGGCGGTGGCGCGGTCGTGGTCTCGGA
The nucleotide sequence above comes from Epidermidibacterium keratini. Encoded proteins:
- a CDS encoding glutamate ABC transporter substrate-binding protein encodes the protein MRRGLRAALCAVLALILTACASPGGDESETTTAPPPKFEDGTSVAALAQSGTIRIGVKTDLPGLGYQPSDASTPKGFDIEIAKIIAAAMDITPTDIQWVAVSSGNRMSMLTSGQVDLVIATFSMTDERMAQVGMAGPYFLTGQQIMTRSDDTSIAAPEDLAGKSVCQVAGSESANDLVDKYGAITTAYNSYSLCVDALLSGDLDAVSTDGAILQGFASEYPDDVHIVGEPFTTQRYGIGYPLGDVAMCQFLTDALLAAYSDGQWAEAFESTLGADGITAPVAPRPDDCPTG